The following nucleotide sequence is from Oncorhynchus clarkii lewisi isolate Uvic-CL-2024 chromosome 6, UVic_Ocla_1.0, whole genome shotgun sequence.
AGTAGACCCATATCATTCATGATCCACTGACACCCTCTTGGTCAGCGCTAATAACAGTCTACCTGCATGATGAGGGAGGAGCTGGTAGCTACGTTGGCCTCTTTGGACTGCAGCTGGCGGTGGGAGTAGTTGAGTCCGTCCCAAGAAGCACTGACCATATTGACCATGTTGGCGTGTACCACTGTGAAATAGGTCAGGCTCCGCGGGGCTATGCGCAGCACGCTCAGGTTGTTGTATAGCGCAGACGCACTGCTTTTCATCTGAATGCTCTTCTCTTTGTGGTACATCTTTCAATCTTATCAATTCAATTGGGTAAAAAGGGAGAGTGCAAATAGTGTACTTAATGACGACAATTCTGGGGAACAATGAGAAATAAAGCTGGTTAGCATTGCAGTGTGTGCCAGTATGTCGCTGTGTCTCCGAGTTGGGTGAGATGTGGGAAAAGAGGTAGCGTAAAATATGTCATACCAAAACACACAATGGCAGCTACATAATGTTGCCCAACGTGAAGATTGTCATTCTCATTGAGCAAGTTCAGCGAACATGCTGACCtactagccagctaacgttagtcaTCCAAATGATTTTTGACCATGCCACACTGGGCCCTTGAATCAAGCTAGCTGTATAGCTAATCAGCTTGACATGCACTCCTATGAATTGGAAGACGTTAGAAGCCATCTAGTTATCAGTCTAGCCATTGCCGGCAAAGTTACCTAACGGATACGTTACATCAATTAGGAACTAAGTTAGTTAGCTAATGTAATGCAATTCAGCAAAATGTAGTTAGTTAGCTAATGTATTGCAATTCAGCAAACATAAATAGTTAGCTAAAGTCGCCTTTAAAAGTCTATTCATCTTTcttacgctagctagctaacgttggctagctactgcTAGCAAGCCTAAGCTTGGAGGCAAGTATTGTCGAACAGAATACCGTATTGTGAACTAACGTTAGATTCTATCATATATTCTGCTATTCGCTAGATAAATACAGTTAGCAATATTATATGTTACGTTATTCATTCATCAACAAGTGCTAAATAGATTGCATTTCATTTAGCGAGGAGGAGATTACCATTGCGCGTCCTTTGCAGCCATAGTGACAGCTCCACCTTTGCGTGAAACGTCATACGTTTTGTGTACACAAAAAAAAGGTAGTGGCGTTTTCAGTTGCCAAGCAATCCTGTCCTTTTGGGTTGGAAAAAAGTAGGGCAACGAGAGAAGTGTTCTTATTCTTCTCCCATCAGATTGAAGACAAAGATTTTCAGCCTGCTCTTTGTTTAAGGTACCTAAATATTGTTATCTAGATTAGAAAGTAACCTTGTTATGTTTGTTGATGCATTGCTTCACTTGGCTAGGTTGTTCAATCACTGCAGGCAGCTTCAAAGATGTTTCACTTCTTGTCCAATACAAAGTGGTGGTTCAgaattattgttattgttgcaCTCAGCAGACAGTCTGGTGTGTTTCAAGAAAGTGATAACTCTCTCCAAATAGAAAACCCACCAAGAAGGCCTATTGTAACCTCATCCATAAAACATAAATGTACAAATTAATCTAGTACTTTTGAAGGGAGTGAGAGTAGAAAAGGACACGATTCTGAACCAGAACGTTATTGCTTTGAATGGCTGCACATTTAATAGTATCCTACATCTTTTTTTCACTCACACAATTCTTATCTAACCTCAGCAAAataagaaacgtccctttttcaggaccgtgTCTTTcgaagataattagtaaaaatctaaataacttcacagatcttcattgtaaagggtttaaacgtggtttcccatgcttgttcaatgaacaataaacaattaatgaacatgcacctgtggaacggtctttaagacactaacagcttacagacggtaggtaatTAACGTCACAGTttataaaaacttaggacactaaagaggcctttctactgactctgaaaaacaccaaaagaaagatgcccagggtccctgctcatctgtgtgaacgtgccttaggcatgctgcaaggaggcatgaggactgcagatgtgggcagggcaataaattgcaatgtccgtactgtgagacgcctaagacagcactacagggagacaggacgagcAGCTGATCattctcgcagtggcagaccatgtgtaacaacacctgcacaggatcggtacatctgaacatcacacctgcgggacaggtacaggatggcaacaacaactgcccgagttacaccaggaatgcacaatccctccatcagtgctcagattgtccgcaataggctgagagaggctggactgagggcttgtaggcctgttgtaaggcaggtcctggcaaaaagtgctcttcactgacaagtctcggttttgtctcaccaggggtgatggtcggattcgcgtttatcgacgaaggaatgagcattataccgaggcctgtactcaggagcgggatcgatttggaggtggagggtccgtcatggtctgaggcgatgtgtcacaacatcatcggactgagcgtgttgtcattgcaggcaatctcaacgctgtgcgttacagggaagacatcctcctccctcatgtggtatccttcctACAAGTTcaccctgacatgaccctccagcatgacaatgccaccagccatactgctcgttctgtgcgtgatttcctgcaagacaggaatgtcagtgttctaccatggccagcgaagagcccggatctcaaaccCATTGAGCAccctctgggacctgttggatcggagggtgagggctagggccattccccccagaaatgtcagagaacttgcaggtgccttggtggaagagtgggataacatctcacagcaagaactggcaaatctggtgcagtccatgaggaggagatgcactgcagtacttaatgcagctggtggccacaccagatactgactgttactttagatttggaccctccctttgttcagggaccaTTTCtggttagtcacatgtctgtggaacttgttcagttcatgtctcagttgttgaatcttgttattttcatacaaatatttacacatgttaagtttgctgaaaataaacgcagttgacagtaagAGGACTTTTCTTTTTGTGGCTTATGTGCTTACTCAGGCTCCCGGCAAAGATGTCCCGCGCTGCATCAAAATCCCGTGCTGAGAAGGGGCGCACCAACTCTGCTCCtgcacccccccctcctccttcccagaGTCCAGATGTGGTGGACATTGTCCCGGGCCGCCTGACAGAGTCTAACTGGGTGTCCATGCTAGtgcaggaggaaggagaggaggtggtggtggaggtcctgtatgAATTCATGAACCATATCATGGAGAAATGTTACGCTGTGTACCTCCAGAGACAGGTGAGGCCTTACGTTCACAGGTGGACACTACCTGTGTCAGACAGTAGTCGGATACATTCACTGTGCAGAGATGACATTCTGATTTTGTTTCAAACAAATATTAATAAATGTACTGTAGCCAATGAAGAATCCTTCAGTTTACGTGGCTTATCAGTTTAATGTGggcagtatacagtgcattcggaaaatactCAGACACCTTCCATTTGTCCACattatgttatgttacagccttattctaaaatggattaaataaaaataaatgttcatcaatctacacaccataccccataatgacaaagcgaaaacaggtttttagaaatgtttacaaatgtattaaaacagataccttatttatataagtattcagaccctttgctatacgactcgaaattgagctcaggtgcatcctgtttccattgagatgtttctataacttgacgggagtccacctgtggtaaatgaaattgtttggacatgatttggaaaggcacacacctgtctatataaggtcccacagttgacagtgcatgtcagagcaaaaaccaagccatgaggtcgaaggagccagctcctagagctggctgcccggccaaactgagcaatcagaggagaagggccttggtcagggaggagaccaagaacccgatttcactctgacagagccccagagttcctctgtgaagatgggagaaccttccagaaggaaaaccaatactgcagcactccaccaatcaggcctttatggtagagtggccagacggaagccactcctcagtaaaaggcacatgacatcccacttgggaagactctcagaccatgcgaaacaagattctctggtctgctgaaaccaagatttaactctttggtctgaataccaagcgtcacgtctggaagaaacctggcatcatccctatggtgaagcatggtggtggcagcatcatgctgtggggatgtttttcagtggtagggactgggagactagtcaggatcaaggaaaaTATGAaaggcgcaaagtacagagagatccttgatgaaaacctgctccagagcactcaggaactcagactggtgcaaaggttcaccttccaacaggacaacaaccataagcacacagccaagataatgcaggagtggcttcaggacaagtctctgaatggccttgagtggcccagccagagtccggacttcaacctgatcgaacatctctggagagacctgaaaatagctgtgcagcgacgctccccatccaacctgacagagcttgagaggatctgtagagaagaatgggagaaactccccaaataaaagtgtgccaagcttgtagcgtcatagccaaaaaggctgtaatcgctgctcaaggtgcttcaacaaagtactgagtaaagggtccgaatacttatgtaaatgtgatatttttattttctaaaaacctgtttttgctttgtcattatggggtattgtgtgtagtttgatgagggCACAACACAATTTAATCCACTTTAAaataggctgtaatgtaacaaagtgtggaaaatgtcaaggggcctgaatactttccgaatgcactgtatatacgaTTGATTTAATCAATTCACTTTACAATAAGTGCCTTCCTTTGCTCAGAGGATCAGATGCACTGTTTCAATCTGGCTGGTGACCAATTTCCCTTTACTATCCTCTCACCAATAATGCTACTAATTCTTTACTGGACTGAAATTGAAATGTCTCCTCTCTAGCCAGAGTTATTCACAACGTCTTGGGCCCGAGATTCTTTGGTGCAGATTCTGGAGTGGCAGTTCCTGGTCCAGGATGAGGGGGAAGGACCAGACAGTGCCCCCTCCTGGGAAGAAGATTCAGAGCCCCTGCCGTCAACTACAGACTCCTGGGCACAAGGCTGTGTGCAGGTTCTGCAAGTCAAGCCAACAAAATACCCTTCTCCCCTACAGGTAGCTCTGAACAATACTCCATCGAGCTGCATTGTGTTTCCACTCTAACAAGTCTACCTGGAAATAAGCCAAAATGTCAAGGATATATCTAGCAGTAAATATGTAGTAGTAAAGGAAGTAGATAACTCCATGAAGTATATTGTTTGAAGCTAGTTGCTTGCTTACTGGTGAGTGGCCGGTGTAATGCTAATACCTGAAAGTGAATCATTTAATCATAATAATGTAATCTAACACATCTCTGGTGTTTTCCTCCAGAGGTCCACTCCGGTTGGTGAGGCGGCTGGACGGACAGGTCATAGGGCCAATCACAAGACTCACACAGTGAGCCAGCTTAGTTCCTCTCCCAAGCATTCCAGAAAAGACAGAAAAGCCAGAGAGCCACCAGGTTTTAGGGGTTTCAAACTATCCCCTGCTCCCCCACCCATAACTGAGGGAGGGACCTGGAGGCAGCATCACACATCACCCACCACTCCTACAGAGGACTACCTGCAGTCTCCAAGGCATTCTCTGAACAGCTCAGTGACTGAGGAAGAAGAGTATGTAGAGACATGCCCAAACATTTCTGTCCAAAGTGCTAAGCTCCACCCTCAGCGTGGAGGCTTCCCATCCTTGCGGAGACTGGATCTTGCCCGTCTTCCACGCCATCGTGTCTGGCCCCAATATGAAGTGCTGGATGCCAGTCCCTCAAAGCGCCATCCATTGAGAACCCGAGGTCCACTGGCAGCAGGGCAGAATCTTGagaaacaacacaccacacagacaaagGCAATGAAACCCTTGACCAACGACAAAGGCCCATCCATGGCCCAGAGGAGAAGTCCCCTGACTGGGGCAGTCTGTCTGACCATTAAAAGGAGGAGTATTCCGCATGGGGGCAACAGTGAGGGGATTGTACCCTTCTCTGGCACCCTGATGCTTGATAGCATGGAGCTGGCCCCTGGGGTCACTCTCAAAGGCCCCCAGGGGACCCGTTTCAGCCCCCTCAAAGGATGCGCAGCCCAGCTAGAGCACAGCGCAGAGCTGAGGCCCATACGGAACAATCTGCCTGTGCCACTGTTTTCCCTGGAGCAGCTGATGTCTGGACCAGACCCTCAGGTCAACACACTGAATTGACACCAACTGGGCCATTACTCAAGAACTTTGGGAAGGTCAATTACTGAAGACAAAATAATGGGATCCATTTCATGACAATAACTTCAAGAATGAAAGAAATGTACAAATTGTTGAGATTAAATAacgttaaaaaatatatatttattttaaaatgtgtaATTTTCCAGTGATTTCTACATACAATGAAAGTAGACATTTGAGTTAACTTCACTATTCCCAACTAATCAGATATTTGATGCTCCATAGTGGAGCAGTAGGCCATATGTGGGCTTTCAGACTGAGGCAGAAAGGCATTTTTTTTCAATGCTATGAGTAAATATAACAAGATGGCACGGTGTCATATATATTGCTCGAATTGTCATAAATTGACAGTATTATTTGCAAATCAAGTTTATCTTCGTGTGCGCTCTTTGCTGCTAGAAACCTAGTACTGCAATGGCGACACCACGTGACTAATGCGGAACAACAACAAACGTGAAAATTGAATTTGTTGCATTCAAGAAGCCCTTGTTGGACGACAGTCACTTCCCTGAATAAATGCCTCTCGTCAGCACCAAGTCAAGCAGCAGCAGTTAATGTCGTAATAATTATAATTTTTATATTGATGTACGCGATGTATGGAACATGGTTAGTTCTCCTTATACTTTCCCAAACGCATGGACATTGTATGTGCCAAAATCGTACCACAAACTTCAGACCCAACATTGTGATGGTGATGTCCGATGCATTTGTAAGTACTGCCACTTTgacattttgtaaatattttcgtTTTACACAACATTCTCATGAGATTTTGTGTGGATTACATTGAAATATAACTTTCCTGATGATTGATAAGTTGTTTCCACCAGTGAGTTTTAACAAGATTTAAGCCTTCTGACattatcagatatgtctatatcctgagaaatgtttttgttacttacaacctcatgctaatcgcattagcatacgttagctcaaccatcccgtggAGTTGTAATATCCCTAGTTAATTTATCACTGCTCTGATAAGGTTGGAGGGTGGTCATGGATCAGTAATTATCAATAGAGACATAGTAGATGCTCTGTTACTACCTCAAAGAAGGGAGAAAGAATTAGGAAGgatgtttttttaaaggtattcAAACTCTTTATTTCCCTCTTGCTGAAGGATGGGCGGCTGACCTTTGACCCTGGGAGTAGGGTGGTCCAGTTACCATACTTAAACTATCTCCGGGAGCTAGGCACTGTCTTCATCAATGCCTACACCAATTCTCCAATCTGTTGCCCCTCAAGAGCAGGTAAAATGTTGGTGTGCATTTGTATGGAAGACCTCAAGTCAACAGCAGATCATTGGTCAATAATGTGGGCTATGTTACGATCCATTCACAACATACAGAACAAGAAGTTGAATTGCATAATGCTGGTGGATGACTCTGATTCCAATAGTTTGTGAGTAACAGACATGTTCAGTACAAAGGAATGGAATGTAACCAGCTCAAATTGTATTCAAACTCAAACAATACTACAACTGCATTTCAATCCAGTGGCCACCATAGGTCCATGGAAGGAAACATTTCACGGTCTGTTGTATGTTGATTATTTTTCTCAGCTATGTGGAGTGGTCACTTTGTCCATTTAACTGAGTCCTGGAATAATTATAAGTGCCTGGACCCCAATGCCACAACGTGGATGGACATGCTCCAACAGAATGGCTATAACACCTTGAGTGTTGGGAAGCTGGACTATACTTCAGGAAGTCACTCTGTCAGGTGGGTGGGCACTGCAGTGAGTCATGAATGtcgaacataccctcgtaaaactgactatcctaacgatccttgactttggcgatgtcttttacaaaataacctccaaaatagcgcttcagcaggtatatttcactggtcatccccaaagccaacacctcctttggcagcctttccttccagttctctgctgccaatgactggaacgaattgcaaaaatcactgaagctggagatttacaactccctcactaactttaagcatttcTGTCAGTGCAgtttactgtacctgtacacagcccatctgtaaatagcccacccaactacctcatccccagtatctctacttgcacatctatcactctagtgttaacgctaaattgtagttattttgccactatggcctatttattgccttacctccttaaccttactacatttgcacacactgtacttagctttttctattgtgttattgactgtacatttgtttatcgcatgtgtaactctgtgttgttgtttttgtcgcaatgctttgctttatcttggccaggtcgcagttgtaaattagaacttgtgtggcctactggcctacctggttaaataaaggtgaaataaatttaaataaataataataatttataacAGAGCTGACAGCATCATTTTACAGGAAACCGTGAGCTCACTTAAAGTAGCCAGTCTTGTAATGCTAAGAGATGCAGAGACTTTATGTGTAGATAGATAGGCTTGTGCATGGAAATGTTCTATTCAGTCTCATTTTCCCCAAATGTGAACAGTCCCTTGATTTCTGACTCATGTCTTTATTTAGGCCTATGTTTTTTCCCTCGTGTCAAGTTTGGTAATGTCACATTTTTATGATGTGTGTATTTCCACTCCAGTAATCGTGTGGAGGCATGGACGCGAGATGTGCCTTTCCTTCTGCGGCAAGAGGGCCGGCCGGTGATAGACCTGGTTGGGGACGCGTCCACAACGAGAGTCATGACCAAGGACTGGAGAACCACGGACATTGCCACCCAGTGGATCCGCCACAAAGCTGCAGCTCTCTCCCAGCCTTTCGCCCTCTACCTGGGCCTGAACCTGCCACACCCTTACGTCACAGACTCCTTGGGGCCCAACGCTGGGGGGTCCACCTTCCGCACCTCTCCTTACTGGCTCGAAAAGGCACGTTCTCTTCAAGAATTACTACTAGTTCCTATTTACAATTTTATAGCAGTCATGTGTCATGTTAGCAGTCTAGCTTTGTTTTAACTGTGCTAACCAAATGTTGATACATCTTCAGAAGCATTCGACTTTACTCTAGATTGTCAAACCATGTTGATTGATTCCCATCTGCAGTCTGCGCTTGTGTTCCATTTCGCAGCATGTGTAATAAGGAGCTGCTGTCCACACACAGGTGATGCCTGAATTCATCTCTattccaaaatggctgccattgtccgACATGCACCCTGTGGACTACTACTCCACCTTCACCAAGAACTGCAGTGGGAACTTCACAGAGCAGGAGGTCAGAAAGATACGGGCCTTCTACTACGCTATGTGTGCCGAAACAGATGCCATGCTGGGTTAGTGGTGACTTAATTGTTTGTGTCTGGAATTTCATTTGGCCAAATGTGTACATCCGTACAATGTTTTACAGTGTTGCAGAATGTGGTGTTCAGCAATGGACAGTTTAGCAGCTACTGGTGTTATACTGGTTTATTGCAGATGTATTGCTGTTGGTAGTAAAACATCTAGCCACGTGCCAGCCAGGCAGCCACCAACCATAGGATGTTCTGCAACCTTGTGCAACTCAATCAGTTTTCatgcaaatcaaatgttatttgtcacatacacatggttagcagatgttaatgcgagtgtagcgaaatgcttgtgcttctagttctgacaatgcagtaataaccaacgagtaatctaacctaacaattccacaactactaccttatacacacaagtgtaaagggataaagaatatgtacataaagatatatgaatgagtgatggtacagaacggcataggcaagatgcagtagatggtatcgagtacagtatatacatatgagatgagtaatgtagggtatgtaaacaaagtggcatagtttaaagtggctagtgatacatgtactacataaagatgcagtagatgatatagagtacagtatatacatatacatatgagatgagtaatgtagggtatgtaaacattatattaagtggcattgtttaaagtggctagtgatacatttttttacatgtatggcagcagccactcaatgttagtggttggtggctgtttaacagtctgatggccttgagatagaagctgtttttcagtgtctcggtccctgctttgatacacctgtactgacctcgccttctggatgatagcggggtgaacaggcagtggctcgggtggttgttgtccttgatgatctttatggccttcctgtgacatcgggtggtgtaggtgtcctggagggcaggtagtttgtccccggtgatgcgttgtgcagacctcactaccctctggagagccttacggttgtgggcggagcagttgccgtaccaggcggtgatacagcccgacaggatgctctcgattgtgcatctgtagaagtttgtgagtgcttttggtgacaagccgaatttcgtcagcctcctgagtttgaagaggcgctgctgcgccttcttcacaacgctgtctgtgtgggtggaccaattcagtttgtccgtgatgtgtacgccgaggaacttaaaacttactaacctctccactactgtcccgtcgatgtggataggggggtgctccctctgctgtttcctgaagtccacaatcatctcctttgttttgttgacgttgagtgtgaggttattttcctgacaccacactccgagggccctcaccttctccctgtaggccgtctcatcgttggtaatcaagcctaccactgtagtgtcgtccgcaaacttgatgattgagttggaggcgtgcatggccacgcagtcgtgggtgaacagggagtacaggagagggctcagaacgcacccttgtggggccccagtgttgaggatcagcggggtggaaatgttgttacctaccctcaccacctgggggcggcccgtcaggtagtccagtacccagttgcacagggcgaggtcgagacccagggtctcaagcttgatgacgagtttggagggcactatggtgttaaatgctgagctgtagtcgatgaacagcattctcacataggtattcctcttgtccagatgggttagggtagtgtgcagtgtggttgcaattgcgtcatctgtggacctattggggcggtaagcaaattggagtgggtctagggtgtcaggtagggtggaggtgatatggtccttgactcatctctcaaagcacttcatgatgacggaagtgagtgctacggggcggtagtcgtttagctcagttaccttagctttcttgggaacaggaacaatggtggccctcttgaagcatgtgggaacagcagactgggataaggattgattgaatatgtccgtaaacacaccagccatacggtctgcacatgctctgaggacacggctggggatgccgtctgggcctgcagccttgtgagggtttacacgtttaaatgttttactcacgtcggctgcagtgaaggagagtctgcaggttttggtagcgggccgtgtcagtggcactgtattgtcctcaaagcgggcaaaaaagttatttagtctgtctgggagcaagacatcctggtccgcgacagggctggttttctttttgtaatccgtgattgactgtagaccctgccacatacctcttgtgtcttagtcgttgaattgcgactactttgtctctatactgacgcttagcttgtttgattgccttgcggagggaatagctacactgtttgtattcggtcatgtatTCGGTCATACATTGATTGATTAGGTCTAAAACATTCTTggcaaaaaaaaactgttttcaaatGTAGTTTGGAAGTTGAATAAGTAGTCCCTTACATTACACACTTCTACTACCCCTTGAATGTAATCCCAACAGACACTCATTCTGTGGCGGTCcgtgctatctgggatccttgcaATGTCCCTACTCCATTTGATGTTGATATTTTAAAATAGTTAAAGTTAGGTAAGGGTTCAGGGTAGGGATGTTCGAAGGATCCCAGAGAGCACTAACCATTCTGTGGCTGCGCTACTCTCTGTGGTCCTTCTAGGCCAGATGATCTCAGCTTTGCGGGACACAGGCTTGCTGGACACCACAGTGCTGCTATTCACGTCTGACCACGGCGACCTGGCCATGGAGCACCGACAGTTCTACAAGATGTCCATGTTTGAGGGCAGCTCCCATGTCCCCCTGCTCATCATGGGGCCTGGGGTGAAGTCTGGCTTGCGGCTGAGTCAGCCAGTGTCCTTGGTGGACATCTATCCCACTGTGCTGGGTAAGTACAGGAGTATATCCGGGTCAGAAGCACAGGGCTCGATGATGGAGGGATTCAAAGGGTTGTTACACATCCTGGTCAGTAAACTGGTTCCATTCCACATACCTGTTTGCAGAGATGGCAGGCGTAGCAGTGCCAGGTGGCCTTAGTGGTCATTCACTCCTGCCTTTGCTGTCTCAGTCTGCTGCCCGGCCCGCACGGCCTCGCCCAGACTGGGTATTGAGTGAATACCACGGTTGCAATGCCAACGCCTCCACCTATATGTTGAGGGAGGGCCGGTGGAAGTACATTACCTACGCAGATGGTGTGAGTGTCCCCCCGCAGCTAttcggtgagtgtgtgtgtgtgtgtgtgtgtgtgtgtgtcccgcaCTGAAAGATTACTGGAGGAAAGAgggtttagttttttttttaatccccCATCATTACTTATCAGCATGTAAATTACACATGTTCCAATATCTAATCCTTTTATTTAGTGGATAAAGATGATTTGGAACAGTACCACTACTGTGTGTACTTGGTATGTGATTTTTAAGCATAGCCACATATCTTTTGGCATTATTTATCTGtcaactgacttccctagttaaataaaggttaaataaatatgtCATGTCATTCCCCACTAAAACCTTTGCCAGAATGTTCCCTCAGGTGCAGCCCTCCCTCAGCCGCAGGGTCTACGTAGATCAAATCTCTGCAACCTTTCCTCTTGTAA
It contains:
- the LOC139410640 gene encoding arylsulfatase K; translated protein: MYAMYGTWLVLLILSQTHGHCMCQNRTTNFRPNIVMVMSDAFDGRLTFDPGSRVVQLPYLNYLRELGTVFINAYTNSPICCPSRAAMWSGHFVHLTESWNNYKCLDPNATTWMDMLQQNGYNTLSVGKLDYTSGSHSVSNRVEAWTRDVPFLLRQEGRPVIDLVGDASTTRVMTKDWRTTDIATQWIRHKAAALSQPFALYLGLNLPHPYVTDSLGPNAGGSTFRTSPYWLEKVMPEFISIPKWLPLSDMHPVDYYSTFTKNCSGNFTEQEVRKIRAFYYAMCAETDAMLGQMISALRDTGLLDTTVLLFTSDHGDLAMEHRQFYKMSMFEGSSHVPLLIMGPGVKSGLRLSQPVSLVDIYPTVLEMAGVAVPGGLSGHSLLPLLSQSAARPARPRPDWVLSEYHGCNANASTYMLREGRWKYITYADGVSVPPQLFDLTVDKEELHNVASKFPDVCRHLDKLLRSVVDYPQVSQAICLYSKQQFAAWRKSLGDNYTQVIANLRWHLDWQEDVENNEKAIDEWLMTSGFSSEKLKVSMF
- the LOC139410641 gene encoding uncharacterized protein — translated: MSRAASKSRAEKGRTNSAPAPPPPPSQSPDVVDIVPGRLTESNWVSMLVQEEGEEVVVEVLYEFMNHIMEKCYAVYLQRQPELFTTSWARDSLVQILEWQFLVQDEGEGPDSAPSWEEDSEPLPSTTDSWAQGCVQVLQVKPTKYPSPLQRSTPVGEAAGRTGHRANHKTHTVSQLSSSPKHSRKDRKAREPPGFRGFKLSPAPPPITEGGTWRQHHTSPTTPTEDYLQSPRHSLNSSVTEEEEYVETCPNISVQSAKLHPQRGGFPSLRRLDLARLPRHRVWPQYEVLDASPSKRHPLRTRGPLAAGQNLEKQHTTQTKAMKPLTNDKGPSMAQRRSPLTGAVCLTIKRRSIPHGGNSEGIVPFSGTLMLDSMELAPGVTLKGPQGTRFSPLKGCAAQLEHSAELRPIRNNLPVPLFSLEQLMSGPDPQVNTLN